The genomic DNA CCACGGGTCTACGCCGATGCAGAGACCCTCTGTCTCGAGGCCCTCGAGGCGACCGACGCCCCGTTGCTGTTGGCGGTCGACCGGGTCCAGGATCCCGGTAACCTGGGGTCGATCCTGCGTTCCGCCATCGGGGCCGGCGTTTCGGGCGTCCTCCTGAGCAGCGAGGGGACCGTGGGGTTGACGCCGGCGGTGGCCAAGGCCTCGGCGGGGGCCGTGGAGGGCCTGGTCGTGGCCCGTGAACCGAGGTTGGCCCGACGAATTGGCTGGTTGAGGGAAAAAGGGTTCGAGACCGTGGTCCTGGACCCTCGCGGCGACGTCGAATGGGATCGGGTCGACCTGACCGGTCCGACGTTGATCCTGGCGGGTGGCGAGCGGCGGGGGGTTCGGCCTTCGCTGGCGGATGCCTGCAATTCTCGGGCCCGAATCTCCATGGCGGGAAATTTTGATTCTCTCAATGTCGCAATTTCGACAGGTGTGCTACTTTTCGAGGCGGTTCGTCAGAGGAAATCCCGCCGTCGGGGGTCTTGAAAGCTCCATAGCTCACTGTTAACATCTGCCGTTTGTGTCGAGGCTGGCGTAGCTCAGTTGGTAGAGCGGCGGTTTTGTAAACCGCGGGTCGGGGGTTCAAATCCCTTCGCCAGCTCCAAAGGGAGCTGGCTCGTCGGGGAGAAGGACAGAAGAAATAGAGTGACGGCGATCAGCGGGGTCCGACCGTGAAGGTCGATTTGTCTGGCCCATTACGGAGGGGTGCCCGAGTGGTTAAAGGGAGCAGACTGTAAATCTGCCGGCCTTAGGCCTACGAAGGTTCAAAT from Acidobacteriota bacterium includes the following:
- a CDS encoding RNA methyltransferase, which encodes MSDKGGESGEPTWVYGNRPVQELMERRPRSIQRLLVAVEQESRFGRLLRAARQAGIPTQRVPRRVLTQQLGHGIRHQGVLAEIAPRVYADAETLCLEALEATDAPLLLAVDRVQDPGNLGSILRSAIGAGVSGVLLSSEGTVGLTPAVAKASAGAVEGLVVAREPRLARRIGWLREKGFETVVLDPRGDVEWDRVDLTGPTLILAGGERRGVRPSLADACNSRARISMAGNFDSLNVAISTGVLLFEAVRQRKSRRRGS